In Diachasmimorpha longicaudata isolate KC_UGA_2023 chromosome 7, iyDiaLong2, whole genome shotgun sequence, the following proteins share a genomic window:
- the LOC135164361 gene encoding chromatin-remodeling complex ATPase chain Iswi gives MSKSEEGGEPGDNGENSNESSAGTSSSRGGDFETKLETDRSKRFDYLLKQTEIFSHFMTNNQKDKAGSPLKVRPGRPRKVQPEANLKQSDSASDHRHRKTEQEEDEELLAESNTNVAPTTRFEASPHYIKSGELRDYQIRGLNWMISLYENGINGILADEMGLGKTLQTISLLGYMKNFRSIPGPHIVIVPKSTLANWMNEFKKWCPSLRAVCLIGDAETRNTFIRDVMMPGEWDVCVTSYEMVIKEKSVFKKFNWRYMVIDEAHRIKNEKSKLSEILREFKTANRLLLTGTPLQNNLHELWALLNFLLPDVFNSSDDFDSWFNTNSFLGDNQLVERLHAVLRPFLLRRLKAEVEKGLKPKKEIKVYIGLSKMQREWYTKVLMKDIDIVNGAGKIEKMRLQNILMQLRKCCNHPYLFDGAEPGPPYTTDEHLVYNCGKMVILDKLLPKLQQQESRVLIFSQMTRMLDILEDYCHWRNFQYCRLDGNTAHEDRQRQINEYNAPNSEKFIFMLSTRAGGLGINLATADVVIIYDSDWNPQMDLQAMDRAHRIGQQKQVRVFRFITENTVEEKIVERAEVKLRLDKLVIQQGRLVDAKQTALNKDEMLNMIRHGANAVFASKDSAITDEDIDTILEKGELKTKEMKQKLESLGESSLRNFTVDAPTDSVYQFEGEDYREKQKILGIGNWIEPPKRERKANYAVDAYFREALRVSEPKAPKAPRPPKQPIVQDFQFFPPRLFELLDQEIYYFRQTVGYKVPKNPELGSEAARVQKEEQRKIDDAQPLSDEEITEKEKLLTQGFTNWTKRDFNQFIKANEKYGRDDIENIAKEVEGKTPEEVMEYSAVFWERCHELQDIDRVMAQIERGEAKIQRRAGIKKALDAKMARYRAPFHQLRIAYGTNKGKNYTEEEDRFLVCMLHKLGFDKENVYEELRATVRSAPQFRFDWFVKSRTALELQRRCNTLITLIERENQELEERERQERRKKGGNVGAKPTSKRKQENLPAPQDKSRKKKK, from the coding sequence ATGTCGAAATCGGAGGAAGGTGGTGAGCCTGGTGACAATGGAGAGAACTCCAACGAATCCTCAGCAGGGACATCATCATCGCGTGGCGGTGATTTTGAGACAAAATTGGAGACCGATAGATCAAAGCGTTTTGACTATCTCCTCAAACAAACCGAGATATTTTCCCACTTTATGACCAACAATCAGAAGGACAAAGCTGGCAGTCCTCTGAAAGTTCGTCCAGGACGACCACGAAAAGTACAACCTGAAGCCAACCTTAAACAGTCCGACAGTGCGAGTGATCACAGACACAGAAAAACCGAACAGGAAGAGGATGAAGAGCTCTTGGCGGAAAGTAATACAAATGTTGCTCCAACAACACGTTTTGAAGCCTCTCCACACTATATTAAATCCGGTGAACTACGTGACTATCAGATACGTGGATTGAACTGGATGATATCGTTGTACGAGAATGGTATCAACGGTATTCTAGCTGATGAAATGGGTCTTGGTAAAACACTACAGACAATTTCACTCCTCGGCTACATGAAAAACTTTCGTAGCATTCCAGGGCCTCACATTGTCATTGTACCAAAGTCCACATTAGCAAATTGGATGAATGAATTTAAGAAATGGTGTCCATCGTTACGTGCCGTTTGTCTGATTGGTGATGCTGAAACCAGGAATACGTTCATCCGGGACGTTATGATGCCAGGTGAGTGGGATGTTTGTGTAACATCTTACGAGATGGTTATCAAAGAAAAATcggtatttaaaaaatttaattggagaTACATGGTGATTGACGAGGCTCAcaggataaaaaatgaaaaatcaaagttGTCGGAGATTTTACGTGAATTCAAAACGGCCAATCGTTTATTACTGACTGGTACACCACTGCAAAATAATCTTCATGAGCTTTGGGcccttctgaattttttattaccagATGTATTCAACAGTTCTGATGATTTTGATTCTTGGTTCAATACGAACAGTTTTCTTGGAGATAATCAGCTTGTTGAACGTTTGCATGCTGTTTTGAGACCTTTTTTGCTGAGACGATTGAAGGCGGAAGTGGAAAAGGGCCTTAAACCTAAAAAGGAAATAAAAGTTTACATTGGATTGAGTAAAATGCAGCGAGAATGGTACACCAAAGTTCTCATGAAGGACATTGACATTGTCAATGGtgctggaaaaattgaaaaaatgagacTTCAAAATATTCTGATGCAGCTGCGTAAATGTTGTAATCACCCATATCTGTTTGATGGAGCTGAACCGGGTCCACCTTATACCACTGATGAACATCTAGTGTACAATTGTGGTAAAATGGTTATTCTGGATAAATTGTTACCCAAACTACAACAACAAGAGTCCAGAGTATTGATATTCAGTCAGATGACGAGGATGTTGGATATTTTGGAGGACTACTGTCACTGGAGGAATTTCCAGTATTGTCGTCTTGATGGTAACACAGCCCATGAGGATCGTCAACGCCAAATCAACGAATACAATGCACCaaacagtgaaaaatttatcttcaTGCTGTCAACACGTGCTGGTGGTCTTGGTATTAATTTAGCAACAGCTGACgttgttattatttatgattCTGATTGGAATCCACAGATGGATCTTCAAGCTATGGATCGTGCCCACAGAATTGGACAACAGAAGCAAGTACGTGTTTTCAGATTTATCACTGAGAATACTGTTGAGGAGAAAATTGTGGAACGTGCTGAAGTTAAATTGAGACTCGACAAATTGGTGATACAACAGGGTAGACTCGTTGATGCTAAACAAACAGCACTCAACAAGGATGAAATGTTGAATATGATTAGACACGGTGCCAATGCTGTATTTGCATCGAAAGACAGTGCAATAACTGATGAGGACATTGACACTATTCTTGAGAAAGGTGAATTGAAGACGAAGGAAATGAAGCAGAAATTGGAGAGCCTGGGTGAGTCTTCTCTGAGGAATTTCACTGTTGATGCACCAACAGACTCGGTCTACCAGTTTGAGGGAGAGGATTATCGTGAGAAGCAGAAAATACTGGGGATTGGTAATTGGATTGAGCCACCGAAACGTGAGAGGAAAGCTAATTATGCTGTCGATGCCTATTTTAGGGAAGCCCTCAGGGTCTCTGAACCAAAAGCACCGAAGGCACCGAGACCACCAAAACAACCGATTGTCCAAGACTTTCAGTTCTTTCCACCCAGACTCTTCGAGCTTTTGGATCAggagatttattattttcgtcaGACTGTTGGTTACAAAGTTCCAAAAAATCCTGAATTAGGGTCAGAGGCTGCTCGGGTGCAGAAAGAAGAGCAGAGGAAGATTGACGATGCTCAACCACTTTCTGATGAGGAGATTACTGAGAAGGAGAAGTTGCTCACTCAGGGATTTACAAACTGGACGAAACGAGATTTTAATCAGTTTATCAAAGCTAATGAGAAGTATGGAAGGGATGATATTGAGAATATTGCCAAGGAAGTTGAGGGAAAGACACCTGAAGAGGTGATGGAGTATTCTGCTGTTTTTTGGGAACGATGCCACGAACTTCAGGATATTGATAGAGTTATGGCACAGATTGAACGAGGAGAGGCGAAAATTCAGAGACGCGCTGGTATTAAGAAAGCACTGGATGCGAAAATGGCGAGGTACAGGGCACCTTTTCATCAACTCAGAATAGCATATGGTACCAATAAGGGTAAAAATTATACGGAGGAGGAGGATAGATTTTTGGTTTGCATGCTTCACAAACTTGGCTTTGATAAGGAAAATGTTTACGAGGAACTCAGAGCAACTGTCAGATCTGCTCCACAATTTAGATTCGATTGGTTTGTCAAATCGAGAACTGCACTCGAATTACAACGCAGATGTAACACACTGATTACACTTATTGAGAGGGAAAATCAGGAATtggaggagagggagagacaggagaGAAGGAAAAAAGGTGGTAATGTTGGGGCTAAACCGACTAGTAAGAGGAAGCAGGAGAATCTACCAGCACCACAGGATAAATCGAGAAAAAAGAAGAAgtga
- the LOC135164375 gene encoding CUE domain-containing protein 2-A isoform X2, with product MVVGSVCRIMEQTMNEKEELVKKSLFSFVRKQVPTAQLSLIDDIVLSYVVSMVEESALEEDLDVEGLCEMVSACLPEFSNIEKDAVSKWLLDVESELRQNTKGSSDCQTHDPLSHLSLTALLPPDSQRMQVHHVCETSDAGSDSSGEYFSEQEASWHEISLLQEMFPAASPSEIRHCLAIADRDITKAAQLALHRQEAGQSITSNLSYLTPNRRAKASVNDDELKSRIIARYSYVDRDDDSREHRPVTPKREPKKLVRYLDNKIVSVKGERYTEIRRGGEDEDGNEGGRKRNHCRP from the exons ATGGTAGTTGGAAGTGTCTGCAGAATCATGGAGCAGACTATGAATGAGAAGGAGGAGCTCGTGAAAAAATCACTCTTTAGCTTCGTAAGGAAGCAAGTGCCCACGGCGCAGTTAAG TTTAATCGATGACATAGTTCTCTCCTACGTCGTGTCAATGGTAGAAGAGAGTGCATTAGAGGAGGATTTGGACGTTGAAGGGCTCTGCGAGATGGTCTCAGCCTGTCtccctgaattttcaaatatcgAAAAAGATGCTGTGTCCAAATGGCTATTGGATGTGGAGAGTGAATTAAGACAGAATACAAAAGGTTCCAGCGATTGCCAGACCCATGATCCACTCAGTCACCTGAGCTTGACAGCGCTATTACCCCCAGATTCACAGAGAATGCAAGTTCATCACGTTTGTGAAACCAGTGATGCTGGAAGTGATTCCAGTGGAGAATATTTCAGTGAG CAGGAAGCTTCTTGGCACGAGATTTCTCTTCTCCAGGAGATGTTTCCAGCTGCAAGTCCTTCTGAGATACGTCATTGCCTGGCAATCGCTGATCGTGATATTACAAAAGCTGCTCAACTTGCACTCCACAGACAAGAGGCTGGCCAAAGTATTACCAGCAACCTCAGTTATTTAACG CCCAACAGACGTGCAAAGGCCAGTGTCAACGATGACGAGCTTAAATCACGTATAATCGCCCGCTACAGCTACGTCGATCGTGACGACGACTCTCGTGAACATCGACCAGTGACCCCAAAGCGTGAGCCAAAAAAATTAGTTCGCTATTTGGATAACAAGATCGTAAGTGTCAAGGGGGAAAGATACACCGAAATAAGACGCGGTGGAGAGGATGAGGATGGTAACGAGGGTGGCAGAAAGCGAAATCACTGCCGTCCGTAA
- the LOC135164375 gene encoding CUE domain-containing protein 2-A isoform X1 yields the protein MVVGSVCRIMEQTMNEKEELVKKSLFSFVRKQVPTAQLSLIDDIVLSYVVSMVEESALEEDLDVEGLCEMVSACLPEFSNIEKDAVSKWLLDVESELRQNTKGSSDCQTHDPLSHLSLTALLPPDSQRMQVHHVCETSDAGSDSSGEYFSEQQEASWHEISLLQEMFPAASPSEIRHCLAIADRDITKAAQLALHRQEAGQSITSNLSYLTPNRRAKASVNDDELKSRIIARYSYVDRDDDSREHRPVTPKREPKKLVRYLDNKIVSVKGERYTEIRRGGEDEDGNEGGRKRNHCRP from the exons ATGGTAGTTGGAAGTGTCTGCAGAATCATGGAGCAGACTATGAATGAGAAGGAGGAGCTCGTGAAAAAATCACTCTTTAGCTTCGTAAGGAAGCAAGTGCCCACGGCGCAGTTAAG TTTAATCGATGACATAGTTCTCTCCTACGTCGTGTCAATGGTAGAAGAGAGTGCATTAGAGGAGGATTTGGACGTTGAAGGGCTCTGCGAGATGGTCTCAGCCTGTCtccctgaattttcaaatatcgAAAAAGATGCTGTGTCCAAATGGCTATTGGATGTGGAGAGTGAATTAAGACAGAATACAAAAGGTTCCAGCGATTGCCAGACCCATGATCCACTCAGTCACCTGAGCTTGACAGCGCTATTACCCCCAGATTCACAGAGAATGCAAGTTCATCACGTTTGTGAAACCAGTGATGCTGGAAGTGATTCCAGTGGAGAATATTTCAGTGAG CAGCAGGAAGCTTCTTGGCACGAGATTTCTCTTCTCCAGGAGATGTTTCCAGCTGCAAGTCCTTCTGAGATACGTCATTGCCTGGCAATCGCTGATCGTGATATTACAAAAGCTGCTCAACTTGCACTCCACAGACAAGAGGCTGGCCAAAGTATTACCAGCAACCTCAGTTATTTAACG CCCAACAGACGTGCAAAGGCCAGTGTCAACGATGACGAGCTTAAATCACGTATAATCGCCCGCTACAGCTACGTCGATCGTGACGACGACTCTCGTGAACATCGACCAGTGACCCCAAAGCGTGAGCCAAAAAAATTAGTTCGCTATTTGGATAACAAGATCGTAAGTGTCAAGGGGGAAAGATACACCGAAATAAGACGCGGTGGAGAGGATGAGGATGGTAACGAGGGTGGCAGAAAGCGAAATCACTGCCGTCCGTAA